In Microbacterium enclense, the DNA window TGCCGACGGCCGAGCGCTCCCGCAGTACTTCCAGTCGCGTCCGTCCGCCGCCTCCTACGACGCCGGCGCCTCGACCGGCTCGAACCTCGGCCCGGAGAACAGCGACCTCATCGCCTCGATCCAGCAGGGGCGGTCGGACTTCCTCGCCCTGAACGGCGACGGCTCGATCCCCGCCGACGCCGTCACCGCCTCCGGTTCCGGCCTCGACCCCGACATCTCCGTCGCCAACGCCGAACGCCAGGTCGCGCGGGTCGCCGAGGCCCGCGGCATCCCGGCGTCCGACGTCGAGGCACTCGTCGCCGCGCACACGCTGCCGCGTGACCTCGGGTATCTCGGCGATCCCCGCGTGAACGTGTTCGAGCTGAATCGCGCACTCGACGCACGATGAGCGACGAGAATCGCTGACATGGCTGTCGTCGCGTCCCCCGCCGTCGCGCTCCCCGCGCGGCGGCGGCGTCACGCGCGAGTCACGGGCCCGTCGACGAGCTCAGG includes these proteins:
- the kdpC gene encoding potassium-transporting ATPase subunit KdpC — encoded protein: MRTTLRTAGVAVRAMLVFTAVLGVGYMLLITAIGQVALPFQANGSLVRSADGAVIGSTLIGQSFQDADGRALPQYFQSRPSAASYDAGASTGSNLGPENSDLIASIQQGRSDFLALNGDGSIPADAVTASGSGLDPDISVANAERQVARVAEARGIPASDVEALVAAHTLPRDLGYLGDPRVNVFELNRALDAR